The segment CCTGCTTGAACGCCTTCAGCGCCCGCTCGATGTCGTTCAAAAAGCGCGATGGTTTGGCAGACCGGTGCTCGCCGAACAAATATCGGCTGCGGGCGTGGAGCAAAATCAACTGTCTTTTCGCCCGGGTCATGCCCACGTAAAACAGCCGCCGTTCTTCGGCGGCATCGGCAGTTTCATCATTTTTCCGCCGGAACGGAATCAAATCTTCCTCGCAGCCGGCAATGAAAACCACGGAAAATTCCAGCCCTTTGGCGGTGTGCAGCGTCATCAGTGACACTTTCTCCGCCCGGGGATCGTAATCGTCGGTCTCCCGGTGCAGCGTCACCGCTTCCAAAAAATCGGCTAAATTTCCGTCAAATTTTTTGATTCGTGACAATAGCTTTTCATGGAAAAATTGCCGCTTCTGGTCATTTTTGAAAAATTTTTTCAAACCAAAAGCCGTCAAAATACGATCCGCCAGTTCCGGCAGCGTCAAATTCTGACTCACCTCCCGAACTAATGTCAGTTGCTCGACAAATTTGATCACCGGCTGGCGCTGCGTTTCGCTCAGCAGAGCGATGAACCGGCATCTCTCCATGGCCTGAAAAAGTGAAATTTCATTCAGCCGCTGATAATTGACCAGAATTTTCAACGTCTGCTCGCTGATACCGCGCGGCGGTAGATTGATAATTTTCAGCAAATCCGGATCAGAATGGGGATTGTACCCGAAAAAAAGAGAGCAATTCCTTCACTT is part of the Calditrichota bacterium genome and harbors:
- a CDS encoding ATP-binding domain-containing protein, producing MLKIINLPPRGISEQTLKILVNYQRLNEISLFQAMERCRFIALLSETQRQPVIKFVEQLTLVREVSQNLTLPELADRILTAFGLKKFFKNDQKRQFFHEKLLSRIKKFDGNLADFLEAVTLHRETDDYDPRAEKVSLMTLHTAKGLEFSVVFIAGCEEDLIPFRRKNDETADAAEERRLFYVGMTRAKRQLILLHARSRYLFGEHRSAKPSRFLNDIERALKAFKQAEIKDKPKKKSSPDSGGQIELF